The sequence below is a genomic window from Coriobacteriia bacterium.
TCACCGACTTCGGCGCCGTGTTTGCGCCCGGCGGCGTGCTGGTACTGCACCTGCTCGACCACGACCGCCTGCTCTCGCAGCGGCTGCGCACGCTGCCCCCGGTCTTCCGCGAGACGCCGGAGGGCGACAGGCTGTTCGTGAAGGTGCTCTCCTACCCCGAGGATGCCTCGTCGATCGTCTTCGACTTCCTCACCCTCACCCGCTCGCCCGAGGCCGCCGGGGAGGCCCCTCGTCCCGAGGACGTGCGCGACTTCGGCGAACCGGGTCGCGACGCCGGCGGCTGGGAGGTGGCCTCCCGGCGCTCGGTGCACACCGCGCTGCCGGTCTCGCTGCTCGCTCCCGAGCTCGCCTCCGCGCGCTTCATCGACGTGCGCGCCTACGGCGACCACTCCGGCAAGGCGTTCGACCCGGAGGAGGACGAGAGCGTTATCCTCACCGCGACGTTCCTGCAGGACGAGAGGCCGTAGTCAGCGCCTCTCCCAGCAGGCAGCGCACGCCCCGCTCGGTGTCGCAGCGCAGGTTCGGCGGGACGAGGCCCTCCGGCGCGCAGGGCGCCTCGCCGGAGGCGAGCACCGCGTAGAGGTGGCACAGCGGCAGGCCCGCGACGTTCTGGAAGCACTCGTCCGCCTCGACCGACGCCAGGTGGCTCTCGATGTTGTACGCGCCGGCGCAGCCGAGCAGCTCGCCCTTCGCCACCCACGCCTCGACATCGTCCTCGGCCAGCTCCCTCATCCGCACCGGCGTGGTGACGGCGAACGCGCGGGGAGCGGCGTCCTCGGGGCACAGGAAGGCCACGCCCGTGTGCACGAGGTGCTCTCGTCCGGACAGCTCGGCCAGCATGGCGCGCGCCTCGTCCAGGTCCTCCGGCTTGCCGAGCAGCCGCCCGTCGAGGTCGACGATCGTGTCGAACGCCGCGATCGGGCCCTCCACGCCCCCGTCGCGGGCGGCGCGCGCCTTGTCGGCGGCGAGGCGGGCGGCGAGGGCGGGCGGGTCGCCGGCCAGCTCTCCGGCGAGCTCCTCGGGGGTGTCGAACGCCACCGCCCGGAACGGGCTCCCGAGCCACGCCGCGAGCCGCCTGCGACGCGGCGAGGCGCTCGCGAGCGTGTAGGCCGGCCCCACACGGGAGCCCTTGTCCGGACGCGCGGTCATCGCGCGGATGATACACCGGCGGAGCCGCCCTGCTCACGTATAATCTGGAGGACCGGCTCAGGGGAGGTCAGCTTGGCTGAGCGTCGCAGACAGGCGCGCAAGGTCCCTTCGTCCGTCGAGCGCTTCCTCAAGCAGCTCGTGGTGACGTACAAGGCCGTCGCCCTCTACCCGCCGCAGAGCAGCATCCCGCGAGAGAGCGCGGCCCGGGCCGTGGCGTTGCTGCGCCACGTGCTGCAGAGCAGACCCGACGTGCGCTTCGAGGTCGGCAAGGAAGGGCTGCTCCATCAGGGCCGCGTCGTGTTCCCGGGCCAATCCGCCTACCAGGCGTTCGCGCGCGAGCTCTACCATCGCAATCTCGCCGAGATGCGCTTCCACGCCGGCGCCGACGTCTCCGACATCCTCGGCGCGCTGTCACTCGCGCAGGTGCCTCCCGACGAGATCGCCGAAGCGGGGGGTTTCGAGGCCGGCCTGTGGGAGCGCCAGGTCGACGCGGTGACCGTCACCGAGGTGTCGGCTCGGGTCTACGACGCGGGGGCCGGGCCGGCCGAGGGGGCGGTATCCGGCGAGGAGTGGCCTCCGGGTCCGGCCGAGATCGAGCAGCTGCTCCTCGGCGCGTGGGCGAGGAAGGGGCGTGACCACGTCCTGCTCGAGCGGGTGCTCTCCGACCCGCGGGCGATCGGCCTCTACCTCGCCGAGGCCGGAGGAGGAGGCATGCGCCCGTCGGCCGCCGTCGCGGGCCGCCTCGACAGCCTTGCCCACGCCGTGGAGGAATCGGCCCCTGAGAAGAGGGCCGCGATGTTCCGCGCTATCGCCGAAGCGGTCCTGGGGCTGGAGCCCGACCTGCGGCGCGAGGTGCTGCGCGGCAGGATGCTCCCCGAGGCCCGCAACGACGAGCCGGTGGCACAGGTGCTTCGCCAGATGAGCGTCGACCAGGTCGCGGCGATACTCGTGGAGGGCTTCGCGTCCCGGGAGGAGACCCGGGAGGGCCTCGCGCGTGCCATCCGGAACCTCGTGCGGATCGGCCCCGCCGGCCTGGACGAGGTCGTCAACGCCGTCGGCGCGGCCATGCGGGGGCAGGGCGTTCCCGAGGACCGCTTGTCCGGTGCCCTCGAAGCGATCACGCCGAGCAGGCTGGAGGTCAGGGAGCGCGCCTCACGTGGAGGAGAGCGGCCCATCGAGAGCATCGTGCGCCTCGTCGATCTCACTCCCGCGGGGCACCTGCTCGAGCACGAGGACGACCCCGGCCTGAAGGCGCTGCGCGCCGAGGTGGCGCGCGGCTTCACCGACGGGGACGTGCTCATGGCGCTCGTCGGGCTCGTAGCGCTCGACGCGCCGCTGGATGCGTTCGGGTCAGTGATGTCGATGGTGGAGGACGGCACGGCGACGCTGTTGGAGCGCGGCGAGTTCGAGGTCGCGGCGGACGTCGCCGAAGCGCTGACCCGCGTGCAGGCGCAGGGATCGCTGGACGACGCCCAGCACGGACGCGTCGCCCGCACCGTCGGGGCGATGGCCACGGTCGAGCAGATGGCGATGCTCAACCACGCGTTCCGGGTCTTCCCCGAGGGCTCTGTCGAGCACGACGCGTGCGAGCGGCTCCTGGCCGTGCTGGGGGGCCACGTCCTGGAGCCGATGCTGGAGGTGCTCGCCGGCGAGCAGGACATGGCCGCGCGCAAGTCCGCGGTCGACCTGATGTCCACCATCGCCGGCGGCTTCGTGGAGGAGCTCGGCGCGCACGTGGGCGACGAGCGCTGGTACTTCGTGCGCAACGTGGTGAGCATCCTGGGCAGGACGCGCCGTCCGGAGGTCGTCCCCTATCTCGAGCGCACGCTGCGCCATCGCGACGCCCGAGTCCGCCGCGAGACGATCCGCGCCGCCGCCGGAGTGAGGGACCGCATGGCGGACGAGATGCTGATCGCGGCGCTGGCCGACGAGGACGCACAGAACGTGAGCATCGCCGCGCGCTACCTCGGCCTGGGGATGGTGCGCGGTTCGGTCGGCGCGCTCCTGCAGGTCGCCAGGGGCGAGGGCTACGGCAACCGGGACCTCGGGGCGCGCGTCGAGGCGATCGAGGCGCTGGGACGCATCGCCGACCCCTCCGTCCTGCCGGCGCTCGAGGCGATGACCGGCAGGCGCGCGCTGCTGCGAGGCCGCGGGCGCGAACTGCGCACCGCGGCCCTGGCGGCGGTCACCGCGATCCGCGGTGAGAAGGCGGAGGGGGGCGCGTGATGGGCGGCCGCGACGAGCGCGAGCACCCTCTTGACGAGGGCGGAGCCGGTGCGGGACCGGGCGAGGCGTCCTCCTCCGTCTCGGACGGCGACCCCTCCGCGCCGCTGAACGTGCCGCCCCCTCCGACCTCCCGGGTGTTCTCGGCCCGCCAGGTCGGCAGGGTCCGGGAGCTGCTGACCCGCCTCTACGCGCTGCGCCGGGCGGCGCGCTTCTACCCGGTGGGGCATCCCGCCGTCGACGACGCGGTCTCGACGCTGCTCGACGCGATCTCGTCCTACCATGCCGAGGGCGTGGACGTGCCGCTCGTCTTCTACGAGGGCGAGGTGCTCCTCGGCGAGCAGTTCCTCCCGGAGGAGAGCCTGCTCTTCGACCAGCTCGTCCGCGATGTCGGCTCGATGGGGGCGGGGAGCATCACCTTCAAGCGAGGGCTGACCCGGGAGGAGCTCGAGCGCGCCGTGCCGGTGTTGGCTGCCGAGCCGGCGGCCGTCGAGGCGGCCGGGGGAGCGATCGCACTGGCGGAGGACGCCGGGCTGGACCGCATCGAGTTCGGGGCGGTACGCGTGACCAAGAGCCCGCCCCCTTCGGCAGGGGACGCCGAAGCGGCCCGTGCCGCCTACGCGGCGGCGATCGAGCTGATGCGGGAGCTCGAGCGCGTCATCAGGACGAACCAGGTGACCGGTGCCGGGCAGGTGAGGGGCGTCGTCCGCAGCCTCGTGGACAACGTGCTCGCCAACCGGCAAGCGATGCTCGAGCTGACGGGACTGAAGAGCTACGACGAGTACACGTTCTACCACTCCGTGAACGTGTCGATCCTCTCGCTCGCGCTGGGCTCCGTGGTGACCCGGGACCACCGGTTCCTGTCCTCCCTGGGCGTCGGCGCGCTCCTGCACGACATCGGGAAGATGACGATCGACCTGGACATCCTCAACAAGCCGGGATCCCTCACCCCCGAGGAGTGGGCGAGCGTGAGGATGCACCCGGTGTACGGCGCGGAGACCGCCGCGCGCATGCCGGGGCTGGACAAGGCCGCGGTCGTCACGATCCTCGAGCACCACATGCGGCACGACCTCACCGGCTACCCCCGTCCCGCCTCGGAGCGGCGGCAGCACGTCGCGAGCCGGATCGTGGCGGTGTGCGACGCCTATGACGCGATGACGTCGCGCCGCTCGTACAGCGCGGCGCGCCTCCAGGACGAGGCGATGTCGCTGCTGGCCAAGAACTCCGGAGCCGCCTTCGACCCCGCCCTGGTGAGGCTGTTCATCGGCGTCCTCGGGGTCTACCCGCCGCGCAGCGTCGTGCGATTCGAGAGCGGCGAGGTGGGCGTGGTGGTCGGCCCCAGCGTCTCCGACCCCTTGAGACCTCGGGTGAGGGTCATCGCGGGGATGGACGGCGGCATCGTGGAGCCGTTCGACGTGGACCTGTCGCGGGACGACTCGGGCCGCGCGATCCAGCGGTGCCTGGATCCCGAGGGGCTGAACGTGGACGTGGGCGAGTACCTCTAGTGGGGGCGCGACGCCGCCGACCGAAGGGATCACCGTGAGCCGTACGGCCAGGACCGCATGGATACTCGCCGGCGCCCTCGCGGCGCTGCTCGCCCTCGCCGCCTCGCTGGCGGGCTTCTACACCGATCTGCTGTGGTTCCGCGACGTGGGCCACGCGGGCGTCTTCCTCAGGACGCTGGCGTGGCGCTGGGGGACCGGCGCGGCGTTCACGGCGGTGGCGTTCGCCGTGCTGTACGTCAATGCGCGCGTCGCGCGGTCGATGACGCCCAGGGCGCGGATCAAGCTGGTCGGGGGCGTTCCTCCCCAGGTCGAAGAGGCTCTGCAGCGGCTGCGCGATGCGGTCGAGCCGAGGATCGGGTGGGTGCTGCTGGCCGTGACCGCGCTCGCCTCGGTGATGCTCGGCGCGGGTTTGAGCGGGTACTGGGAGCGCTTCGCGCTGGCGCTTCACGCCGTGCCGTTCGGGCGGATCGATCCGCAGTTCGGGCTCGACGCCGGGTTCTTCGTCTTCACGATGCCCGCGCTGCGCACCGCTCTCGACTGGCTGTTCGGTGCGCTCGCCGTCGCGCTGCTGCTCTCCGCCGCCGTGCACTTCGTCGGCGGCGCGATCCGTCCGTGGGAGCGCCTCGCCGGCTTCGCGCCGCACGTCAAGGGTCACCTCTCCGTCCTGCTGGGGCTCATGGCGCTCGTGAGAGCCTCCGACTACCTGCTGCGCATCTACGAGCTGGACCTCTCCCCCCGGGGGCAGGTGACCGGAGCCTCCTACACCGACGTCCACGCTCAGATCCCCGCGTACGGCATCCTCATCGGCATCGCGCTGGTGACCACCGCGCTGCTGATCGTGAACATCCGCTTCAAGGGCTGGCGGCTGCCCGTCGCGGCGCTGGGGCTGTGGGTGGGCGCTTCGATCCTCGCGGGGACGGTCTACCCGATGCTCGTGCAGCAGCTGCGCGTGGAGCCGAACGAGGTGGTCGTGGAGGCCCCCTACATCGAACGCAACCTCGAGGCTACGCGGCTGGCGTTCGGGTTGGACGGCATCGAGTCGCGCCAGTTCCCCGCCTCCGAGGACCTGACCGCCGCCGGCGTCCGCCGCAACCGCGACACGATAGAGGCGGTCCGCCTCTGGGACCCCGCGATCGTGGTTCGGTCCTACAGGCAGCTCCAGGCGCTCCGGCCCTACTACGAGTTCACCGACGTGGACGTCGACCGCTACGTCATCGACGGCGAGCGGCGCCAGGTCCTGGTCTCGGCCCGTGAGATGGACGTCGCCCAGCTGCCCGATCAGGCGAGGAACTGGGTGAACGAGCACGTGTTCTACACGCACGGGTTCGGGCTCGTGATGAGCCCGGTGAACGAGGCGACGACTCGCGGCCAGCCGCGCTTCGTCGTCGGCGACATCCCGCCCGAGGCCCCTCCGGAACTGACCGTGGCACGCAACGGCATCTACTTCGGCGAGCGGGACGCCTCCTACGCGATCGTGAACTCGGCCAAGCCGGAGTTCGACTACCCCGTCGGCGAGGAGAACGCGACCACCATCTACGAGGGCGAGACCGGCGTGCCCGTCGGCGGTCTGCTGCGCCGCGTGGCGTTCGCGCTGCGCTTCGGGTCCAAGGACCTGCTGTTCAGCCCGCTGATCACCCGGGAGAGCAAGGTGCTGTACGAGCGTTCGGTCGCCGGTCGCCTCGGCAAGCTCGCGCCCTGGCTGACGCTCGAGGACGACCCGTACCCCGTTCTGGCCGAGGACGGCATCAAGTGGGTGGTCGACGGCTACACGACCTCGGCTCACTACCCGTACTCCGAGCGCTTCGGCGGGCTCAACTACATCCGCAACTCGGTGAAGGCCGTCGTTGACGCATACGACGGCAGCGTCACGCTGTACGCCTTCGACCCCGAGGACCCGGTGCTCGCCGCCTGGGGCACGATCCTTCCGGGATTGCTCACCGTGCGCGAGGAGATGCCGGAGAGCATCGCCGGGCATCTGCGCTACCCGGAGGGGCTGTTCCGCCTGCAGGCGGAGGTCTACAAGACCTACCACATCCGAGACCCGCAGAGCTTCTACAACAAGGAGGACGCCTGGGGGATCCCGGGGGAGGGCGGCGCGGACGAGATGCGCCCCTTCTACGTGCTGATGCGCCTGCCTGGGGAGGAGCGCGAGGACTTCCTGATGATGCTGCCCTTCACCCCGCGCAACCGGACGAACATGATCGGATGGATGGCCGCCAAGTCCGACCCGGACACGTACGGAGAACGCGTCGTGTTCCGCTTCCCCAAACAGAGGGTCACCCTCGGGCCTCAGCAGGTGAGCGCGCGCGTGAATCAGGACGAGGTGATCTCACCGCAGCTCAGCCTGTGGAGCCAGCGCGGCAGTCAGGTGCTCTTCGGCAACATGCTGGTCATCCCCATCGAGGACTCGATCGTCTACATCCAGCCGCTCTACCTGCAGGCCGAGCAGACGGCGATCCCCGAGTTCACCAGGGTCATCGTGGTCTACGCGGACAAGATCGTGATGGAGTCGGACCTGGAGGCGGCGCTGTTGGCGGTCTTCGGCGAGGAGCCTCCCGAAGACGGGGCGCCCGGCCGGCCGGAGGGCCCGCCGGGCGAGGCGCCCGAGGCACCCCGCGTGTCGGAGGCGGTCGAGCTGTACCGGCGCGCGATCGAGGCGCAGCGGCGCGGGGACTGGGCCGAGTACGGGCGCCTCCTCGAGCGTCTCGGGGGCGTGCTGGAGGAGCTCGGGCAGGGCTCCGGCGAGTCCACGGCGGCACCGTAGGGGCTCCGTCCGCTCCGGCCGCCCGATGGTCCCGCCCGGTTGGCGGGACGGAGAAGGTGGTAAGAAGCGCCTGGTATGTGGTAACATACGACTTTGTGCATCACTGAGCGCCTCGTGTGCGTTCGGCCGCCAGGAGACCGGGGGCGGCCGAGGACCGGCGCAGCGGGGCGACGACTCCCGGTCAGGACGCAGCCGCCGACACACGCTCTCCGAGCCGCTTGCGGCAGGGGTGGGAAGCCGGTGACGCGGCCCCCCGAGATCACGGTCACGCCGAACCGCATACTCGCTCTTCGGCACGACGGCTCCCGCCGTCGCCGGTGATGCGAGGCAGCCACGGTTCCATCCGCACCCGTTCCATCTCCTGCTCTCCGCTGTCTTGTGCCGCGCGCGTCGGTCGCCGTCGGTCCTGTAACCGGACGTGGAGGTGTGCGTGCGCACCGTTTCGGACCTGTTCGACGTCGCGAGGCCCGGTCGCCTGCAACGGGCGTTCGCGGCCACCCCGGCCGTCCTCCTGGCCGCCGCTTTGGCGGTGGGCGTGCTGCCCGCTCAGGGGCGGGCGGCTCCGCCGGCGAGACGCACGTTCGCCTCGCTGGCCCTCTCGACGGCGTTCTCCGTACCCGACCTGGCACCGGGCACCTCGGCGGAGGCTCAGCCGCTCCCCAAGCGGCTCGTCGCCCCCAGGGCGCTCCCGCCCAGGGCCGCAGCGCCTGGTGTGGGCTCCCGTCTCGCTTCGCGCGGCCGCGCCGGCGGTTGGTCCACCGCGACGGTCTCCTGGTACGGCCCGGGCTTCTACGGGAAGACGATGGCCGGCGGCGGTACCCTGCGGCGGGACAGCATGGTGGTCGCGCACCGCTCGCTGCCGTTCGGTACCCGCGTCATGTTCGAGTACCGTGGCCGGACCGCCGTCGCGGTCGTCCGGGACCGCGGTCCCTACGCCGGGGGCAGGACGTTCGACCTGGGCCCGGGGACGGCCCGGGCGCTCGGATTCAGCGGCGTGGGGCGGGTCCGCTACCGCGTCCTGGGCCGCTGAGGGACACCCCGTTGCCGCTCCTGACCGGCCCGTTCCCGTTACCTGCGGGTTGGGGTAGGGTATGCGTGTAAGGGACCGGGCGCCGTGCCGGGCGCAGGTGCGATCCGCGGAGCCCGAGACGCGCGGCCGACGGGGAGAGGTGGCGATGGAGCGCGGGAACGACGTCGTCGAGCGGTGGAGCGAGCTCGTCGACTCCGTGGTCTCGCTCTTCGAGACGGCCGTCGCATGGTTCCAGCAGCAAGTCGAGGCGACCGTGCGCGACAAGGTGGCCAAGCCGCTCGTCGTCGCCGTGGTCGTCGCGCTCTCCGGCGGTGCCGCGCTCGCGTCCTTCACGTTCACATCGGTGGCACTCGTGCTCGTCGGCCTGTCGTGGGCGCTGGGCTACGTCGTGGGGCCGGCCTACGGCGCGCTCATCGTCGGCCTGGTCTTCGTGCTCGGGTCGGTCGGCGTGGTCTACGCCGTGGTGAGGACGGTGAGGTCGCGGTGAAGCCGGATCTCTCGGCGGTGACGCTCGACGACGTCCGCAGGCGCGGGCGGCTGGTGGGCGAGCGTGCGGGGGACCTCGCGAGAGCCGTCGCGGAGACCCCTGCCGCCAGGCGTGCCGGCGTTGCCGCCGGCGTGCTCGCCGCAGCGGTCAGTACCGGCTACCTGCTCGGTTCTCGCCGCCGAAGGTCGTGAGCGGGTGCCCGAGGACGTCCCCCGGCCGCTGACCGTCCTGGAAGTGACGGTGACCGGGCAGCGCGCCGAGGCGCTCGTCGAGGTCCGTCCCGACGCCGCGCGCACCGGCGCGTTCCCCTCCTTCACGGCCAACCTGCTGCTGGCGCTGCCGGGCCTGGCCTCGCACGAGTGTCACAACGGGAGGGGGCGGACCTTCATCGAGGAGCTGCGCGACACCGAGACCGCTCATGCGTTCGAGCACGTCGCGCTGCAACTGATGCGGCTCGCCGGCTCCCCGGCGACCGGCGAGACGACCTGGGACTTCCAGCGAGACGGGCGAGGCCGGTACCGCGTGGCGCTCCGATTCGAGGACGACCTGCTGTGCTTCGGCGCGTTGCGCCTTGCGGAGCAGGTGATCGCCGCGGCCGCCGGCGAGGGCGAGATGCACGTGCTCGTCGACGAGGTGGCACGGTTGCGCGGTCTCGCCGGCCAGGGGTAGGCCGCCCGTCCGGGGCCGACGGCGGAACGCTCCCCTGCCGCCGCTCTCCCATGTCCGTCGTCATTGACCCGCGCCGCCGCAGGGTGCTACCCTCGCGGGCAACCAGCCTCGAAGGCTGGGCATACAGCCAGCATGGACGTGAGGGAAGAGGGCGCCATCAGCCCGGCCACCCCTCCCAGGTCCCCCGCCAGGGTCGAGCCGGAGAGGCGCGGCCGGAAGCGGGACGGCGCCGGACCGTTACCGCACCGGCCATGAGGCTCCCCCGAGGGCCGGTTCCAGCGCTGGGCCGGTCTCGCCCGGGAGCGAAGATAGGTGGTACCGCGACGGCCCCTCGCCCTATCAGGCAGGGGTCGTTCTGTTTCTCGCGATTGCCGCCTGGCGCGGCGGCGGATGCGGAGGCCGAGATGGGCACCTCGAGGGTCGTCTTCGACCGATGGGAAGGGCGGTACGCGTCGCGCATGGGCGACATCCGCTCCTCGGCCGTGAGGGACCTCTTCGCCGCCGCCTCGCGCCCGGACGTCATCTCCTTCTCGGGTGGCATGCCCGAGGTCCGCAAGGTACCCGGCGACGCGGTCGCGGGTGCCGTGGCCGCCGCGATGCGCGAGGACGGGGCCCAGGCGCTGCAGTACGGCTCCTCGGAAGGGCGGCCGGCGCTCCGGCGGCTGATCTCGCAGCTGATGGGCGAGACCGGCGTGCGCGTCTCGCCCGAGGACGTCGTCGTGACCGCGGGCGCCCAGCAGGGCCTCGACCTGCTGGCCAAGACGTTCCTGGACCCCGGTGACGTCGTGCTGACCGAGGGGCCCACCTACGTCGGCGCGCTGCAGGCGTTCTCGGCGTGCCAGCCCGAGGTGCGGTGCGTGCCGATGGACGACGAGGGCATGCGGATGGACCTCCTCGCCGAGGAGCTCGATCGTCTCGGGCCGCGCGGCGCCAAGTTCGTCTACACCATCCCGAACTTCCAGAACCCGGCCGGCGTCACGATGTCGGCGCCGCGCCGCCGCCGGCTCCTGGAGCTCGCGCGCGAGTACGACGTCGTGGTCGTGGAGGACGACCCCTACGGGCGGTTGCGCTTCGAGGGCGGGCACCTGCTGCCGCTGCGCGCCCTGGACGAGGACGTGGTCTACCTCGGCACGTTCAGCAAGATCTTCGCGCCGGGGCTGCGGCTGGGCTGGATGGCGGCACCCCGTCCGATACTCGCCAAGGTGCTGCTCACCAAGCAGGCCGCCGACCTGTGCGGGTCGGCCTTCGCGCAGACCGCGGCGGAGCGCTACTTCCTCGGCTCGAGGTGGCGCAGGACGCTGCGCGACCTCACGGACACGTAC
It includes:
- a CDS encoding Maf family protein; translated protein: MTARPDKGSRVGPAYTLASASPRRRRLAAWLGSPFRAVAFDTPEELAGELAGDPPALAARLAADKARAARDGGVEGPIAAFDTIVDLDGRLLGKPEDLDEARAMLAELSGREHLVHTGVAFLCPEDAAPRAFAVTTPVRMRELAEDDVEAWVAKGELLGCAGAYNIESHLASVEADECFQNVAGLPLCHLYAVLASGEAPCAPEGLVPPNLRCDTERGVRCLLGEALTTASRPAGTSR
- a CDS encoding HEAT repeat domain-containing protein; its protein translation is MAERRRQARKVPSSVERFLKQLVVTYKAVALYPPQSSIPRESAARAVALLRHVLQSRPDVRFEVGKEGLLHQGRVVFPGQSAYQAFARELYHRNLAEMRFHAGADVSDILGALSLAQVPPDEIAEAGGFEAGLWERQVDAVTVTEVSARVYDAGAGPAEGAVSGEEWPPGPAEIEQLLLGAWARKGRDHVLLERVLSDPRAIGLYLAEAGGGGMRPSAAVAGRLDSLAHAVEESAPEKRAAMFRAIAEAVLGLEPDLRREVLRGRMLPEARNDEPVAQVLRQMSVDQVAAILVEGFASREETREGLARAIRNLVRIGPAGLDEVVNAVGAAMRGQGVPEDRLSGALEAITPSRLEVRERASRGGERPIESIVRLVDLTPAGHLLEHEDDPGLKALRAEVARGFTDGDVLMALVGLVALDAPLDAFGSVMSMVEDGTATLLERGEFEVAADVAEALTRVQAQGSLDDAQHGRVARTVGAMATVEQMAMLNHAFRVFPEGSVEHDACERLLAVLGGHVLEPMLEVLAGEQDMAARKSAVDLMSTIAGGFVEELGAHVGDERWYFVRNVVSILGRTRRPEVVPYLERTLRHRDARVRRETIRAAAGVRDRMADEMLIAALADEDAQNVSIAARYLGLGMVRGSVGALLQVARGEGYGNRDLGARVEAIEALGRIADPSVLPALEAMTGRRALLRGRGRELRTAALAAVTAIRGEKAEGGA
- a CDS encoding HD domain-containing protein; this encodes MGGRDEREHPLDEGGAGAGPGEASSSVSDGDPSAPLNVPPPPTSRVFSARQVGRVRELLTRLYALRRAARFYPVGHPAVDDAVSTLLDAISSYHAEGVDVPLVFYEGEVLLGEQFLPEESLLFDQLVRDVGSMGAGSITFKRGLTREELERAVPVLAAEPAAVEAAGGAIALAEDAGLDRIEFGAVRVTKSPPPSAGDAEAARAAYAAAIELMRELERVIRTNQVTGAGQVRGVVRSLVDNVLANRQAMLELTGLKSYDEYTFYHSVNVSILSLALGSVVTRDHRFLSSLGVGALLHDIGKMTIDLDILNKPGSLTPEEWASVRMHPVYGAETAARMPGLDKAAVVTILEHHMRHDLTGYPRPASERRQHVASRIVAVCDAYDAMTSRRSYSAARLQDEAMSLLAKNSGAAFDPALVRLFIGVLGVYPPRSVVRFESGEVGVVVGPSVSDPLRPRVRVIAGMDGGIVEPFDVDLSRDDSGRAIQRCLDPEGLNVDVGEYL
- a CDS encoding UPF0182 family protein codes for the protein MSRTARTAWILAGALAALLALAASLAGFYTDLLWFRDVGHAGVFLRTLAWRWGTGAAFTAVAFAVLYVNARVARSMTPRARIKLVGGVPPQVEEALQRLRDAVEPRIGWVLLAVTALASVMLGAGLSGYWERFALALHAVPFGRIDPQFGLDAGFFVFTMPALRTALDWLFGALAVALLLSAAVHFVGGAIRPWERLAGFAPHVKGHLSVLLGLMALVRASDYLLRIYELDLSPRGQVTGASYTDVHAQIPAYGILIGIALVTTALLIVNIRFKGWRLPVAALGLWVGASILAGTVYPMLVQQLRVEPNEVVVEAPYIERNLEATRLAFGLDGIESRQFPASEDLTAAGVRRNRDTIEAVRLWDPAIVVRSYRQLQALRPYYEFTDVDVDRYVIDGERRQVLVSAREMDVAQLPDQARNWVNEHVFYTHGFGLVMSPVNEATTRGQPRFVVGDIPPEAPPELTVARNGIYFGERDASYAIVNSAKPEFDYPVGEENATTIYEGETGVPVGGLLRRVAFALRFGSKDLLFSPLITRESKVLYERSVAGRLGKLAPWLTLEDDPYPVLAEDGIKWVVDGYTTSAHYPYSERFGGLNYIRNSVKAVVDAYDGSVTLYAFDPEDPVLAAWGTILPGLLTVREEMPESIAGHLRYPEGLFRLQAEVYKTYHIRDPQSFYNKEDAWGIPGEGGADEMRPFYVLMRLPGEEREDFLMMLPFTPRNRTNMIGWMAAKSDPDTYGERVVFRFPKQRVTLGPQQVSARVNQDEVISPQLSLWSQRGSQVLFGNMLVIPIEDSIVYIQPLYLQAEQTAIPEFTRVIVVYADKIVMESDLEAALLAVFGEEPPEDGAPGRPEGPPGEAPEAPRVSEAVELYRRAIEAQRRGDWAEYGRLLERLGGVLEELGQGSGESTAAP
- a CDS encoding PLP-dependent aminotransferase family protein; amino-acid sequence: MGTSRVVFDRWEGRYASRMGDIRSSAVRDLFAAASRPDVISFSGGMPEVRKVPGDAVAGAVAAAMREDGAQALQYGSSEGRPALRRLISQLMGETGVRVSPEDVVVTAGAQQGLDLLAKTFLDPGDVVLTEGPTYVGALQAFSACQPEVRCVPMDDEGMRMDLLAEELDRLGPRGAKFVYTIPNFQNPAGVTMSAPRRRRLLELAREYDVVVVEDDPYGRLRFEGGHLLPLRALDEDVVYLGTFSKIFAPGLRLGWMAAPRPILAKVLLTKQAADLCGSAFAQTAAERYFLGSRWRRTLRDLTDTYRARRDAMLAALAEHFPPEARWTHPEGGFFVWATLPEFLDTTSLLAEAVEHGVTFVPGDGFFPDGRGRNSMRLAFCYAEPDRIEEGIRRLAEVLEDRLELYRAFMSAGALTPATG